In one Zalophus californianus isolate mZalCal1 chromosome 10, mZalCal1.pri.v2, whole genome shotgun sequence genomic region, the following are encoded:
- the NME4 gene encoding nucleoside diphosphate kinase, mitochondrial → MGGLLGRAALPGLLSGPRAPSPSLLARPSSGGSSWTRERTLVAVKPDGVQRRLVGDVIQRFERRGFKLVGMKMLQAPERVLAEHYHDLQRKPFYPALISYMTSGPVVAMVWEGPNVVCSSRAMVGHTNSAEAAPGTIRGDFSVHISRNIIHASDSVEGAQREIQLWFQSSELVDWADEGHQRSIYPP, encoded by the exons ATGGGCGGCCTCTTGGGGCGCGCGGCGCTGCCGGGGCTGCTGAGCGGCCCGCGGGCCCCGAGCCCGAGCCTGCTCGCACGCCCCAGCTCGG GAGGGTCCTCCTGGACCCGGGAGCGGACCCTGGTTGCAGTGAAGCCAGATGGGGTGCAGCGGCGGCTTGTTGGGGATGTGATCCAGCGCTTTGAGAGGAGGGGCTTCAAGCTGGTGGGGATGAAGATGCTGCAG gcgccagagAGAGTCCTTGCTGAGCACTACCATGACCTGCAGAGGAAGCCCTTCTACCCAGCCCTCATCAGCTACATGACCTCCGGCCCCGTGGTGGCCATG GTCTGGGAAGGCCCCAACGTGGTCTGCTCCTCAAGGGCCATGGTAGGACACACCAACTCAGCTGAGGCTGCCCCTGGCACCATCAGGGGGGACTTCAGCGTCCACATCAGCAG GAACATCATCCATGCCAGCGACTCCGTGGAGGGTGCCCAGAGGGAGATCCAGCTATGGTTTCAGAGCAGTGAGCTGGTGGACTGGGCAGACGAAGGCCACCAGAGAAGCATCTACCCACCCTGA